A single region of the Gemmatimonadales bacterium genome encodes:
- the bamD gene encoding outer membrane protein assembly factor BamD: MRRSALLVGALAALAFACGPGGNREHGDLAPAPREAVTPQVLDARWEQAVAAFRNGKWNDATKLFQHVQRELPPGDPRVAKAHFFLGNALLARSENLDAVREFRRVSDESPNDPLAPDALLRVGDAYADLWKGPELDPTYGQTALAAYQELVSRYPGTPAATRADERIKDLQEMFAVKEYKAALYYLRYKAYDSAILYLKDLVATYPRAAVAPEALIRLVGAYRKLGYQEDIKETCGYIRRFHPDAPGIREACPGDSTASS; this comes from the coding sequence GTGAGGCGCTCCGCCCTTCTCGTGGGTGCGCTCGCCGCGCTCGCCTTCGCGTGCGGACCCGGCGGCAATCGGGAGCACGGCGATCTTGCGCCCGCCCCACGCGAGGCGGTGACTCCGCAGGTGCTCGACGCGCGCTGGGAACAGGCCGTCGCCGCCTTCCGCAACGGAAAGTGGAACGACGCGACCAAGCTCTTCCAGCACGTCCAACGCGAGCTGCCACCCGGCGATCCGCGCGTCGCGAAGGCGCATTTCTTTCTCGGCAACGCACTGCTCGCGCGGAGCGAAAATCTCGATGCCGTACGCGAGTTCCGGCGCGTCTCGGACGAGAGCCCCAACGACCCGCTCGCCCCCGACGCCTTGCTCAGAGTGGGCGACGCTTACGCCGACCTCTGGAAGGGGCCCGAGCTCGACCCGACGTATGGCCAGACGGCGCTCGCCGCGTATCAGGAATTGGTGAGCCGCTACCCGGGCACGCCGGCCGCGACGCGGGCCGATGAGCGAATCAAGGACTTGCAGGAGATGTTTGCGGTGAAGGAGTACAAGGCCGCGCTCTACTATCTGCGCTACAAGGCATACGACTCGGCCATTCTCTACCTCAAGGATCTCGTCGCCACCTATCCGCGCGCGGCGGTGGCACCGGAGGCGCTCATCAGGCTCGTGGGCGCGTACCGGAAGCTCGGGTACCAGGAAGACATCAAGGAGACCTGCGGCTACATCCGGCGGTTCCACCCCGATGCGCCAGGCATCCGCGAGGCGTGTCCGGGCGACTCCACCGCCAGCTCCTGA